A genomic region of Pyrus communis chromosome 14, drPyrComm1.1, whole genome shotgun sequence contains the following coding sequences:
- the LOC137714424 gene encoding uncharacterized protein, which yields MKLISDYDCTIEYHLSQANVVADVLSRKSYRQLASLRAIHISLLFSLRETGIAVTGDAQGALLEHFQIRPILVDLVWEAQEHDHQYVNLREQVQSGLRRDLRIWRDGALMMGNRFVPTNNEVVKKDILDEAHISVYAMHPGSTKLYHITC from the coding sequence ATGAAACTCATTAGTGACTACGATTGCACTATTGAGTATCATCTTAGTCAAGCAAATGTCGTAGCAGACGTTCTTAGCCGGAAATCCTATAGACAGCTTGCATCTCTTCGAGCTATCCATATCTCACTATTGTTTTCTCTTAGAGAAACTGGCATTGCGGTGACGGGAGATGCACAGGGAGCATTGTTGGAACACTTTCAAATTAGGCCTATTTTGGTGGATCTGGTTTGGGAAGCTCAAGAGCACGATCATCAATATGTAAACCTAAGAGAGCAGGTGCAGAGTGGTTTGAGGCGAGATTTGAGGATCTGGAGAGATGGAGCCTTGATGATGGGAAATAGATTCGTGCCTACAAACAatgaagttgtgaaaaaggataTTCTTGATGAAGCTCACATTTCGGtgtatgccatgcacccaggaaGTACTAAGTTGTATCACATTACTTGTTAA